The following proteins are co-located in the Tetrapisispora phaffii CBS 4417 chromosome 4, complete genome genome:
- the RRD1 gene encoding peptidylprolyl isomerase RRD1 (similar to Saccharomyces cerevisiae RRD1 (YIL153W); ancestral locus Anc_5.709): protein MEDLSTINIKEQSFSLPLKRIYDSQSTFTFQSSIAIYRLKYYLHKYINMVHNVEIPDLTYVSEITIVNEMSSLLTELSNDIDTIPPFEGPRRYGNLACRNWHSLIDSKVPLLLEKVLGCSNHATEKGEFEKLKGCIIELNYYLCNSLGSATRLDYGTGHELSFLAVIAAMDMLGLWTENFKGVDLLHMFHCYYELVKKLIVTYTLEPAGSHGVWGLDDHFHLSYILGSSQLSENPNPPFSPSDIINKKIVTEYMHKNFYCYTIDFIYKVKSGPFSEHSPILYDISTTVNSWLKVNSGLVKMYMVEVLNKFPVVQHFWFGEGFYPWKNVKTHKLLDVYMNDTNQENNVFNSSDSSSIPNNAMNKDRSVNQNPSQLNRIPQNRYTAIPVNNRDLRRPPMGPPSSHGVENILQFKPIDRFRRRR from the coding sequence ATGGAAGATTTATCCacaattaatataaaagagCAGTCTTTCTCACTTCCCTTAAAGAGGATTTACGATTCGCAGAGTACCTTTACGTTTCAATCATCAATTGCTATTTACAGATTGAAGTATTATTTAcacaaatatatcaatatggTTCATAACGTTGAAATACCTGACTTAACCTATGTTTCTGAAATTACCATTGTTAACGAAATGTCAAGCCTACTCACGGAGCTGAGCAATGATATTGACACAATCCCACCATTCGAAGGTCCAAGAAGATACGGTAACTTAGCATGCAGAAATTGGCATTCCCTAATTGATTCGAAAGTGCCGTTACTATTAGAGAAAGTACTAGGATGTTCAAATCATGCAACGGAAAAAGGGGAATTTGAGAAATTAAAAGGATGTATAATTGaactaaattattatctttgCAACAGTTTAGGGTCAGCAACTAGATTAGATTACGGTACAGGCCATGAATTATCATTTCTTGCTGTGATAGCAGCAATGGATATGCTGGGGCTATGGACAGAAAACTTTAAAGGAGTAGATTTGCTTCATATGTTCCATTGTTACTATGAGTtagttaaaaaattgattgtAACATATACATTAGAACCGGCAGGGTCACACGGAGTTTGGGGATTAGAtgatcattttcatttatcaTATATACTCGGTAGTTCTCAATTATCTGAAAACCCAAACCCTCCATTCTCACCAagtgatattattaataaaaagattGTTACCGAGTATATGCATAagaatttttattgttatacaattgatttcatatataaagttaaaagTGGCCCTTTTTCAGAACATTCACcaatattatatgataTTTCCACCACTGTAAATAGCTGGCTTAAAGTTAACTCAGGGTTAGTGAAAATGTATATGGTTGAagtattaaataaatttccAGTTGTTCAGCATTTTTGGTTTGGTGAAGGATTTTACCCATGGAAGAATGTCAAAACACATAAATTACTTGATGTGTATATGAACGATACAAatcaagaaaataatgTATTCAATTCATCAGATAGTAGTAGTATCCCAAATAATGCTATGAATAAAGATAGATCTGTCAACCAAAATCCCAGTCAGCTTAATAGAATTCCACAAAATAGATATACCGCAATTCCTGTTAACAATAGAGATTTAAGAAGGCCACCGATGGGCCCTCCAAGCTCCCACGGAGTGGAGAATATCTTACAGTTTAAACCTATTGATAGATTCAGAAGGAGACGATGA